One stretch of Schizosaccharomyces pombe strain 972h- genome assembly, chromosome: III DNA includes these proteins:
- the rbd2 gene encoding Golgi rhomboid protease Rbd2: MIFMILGRSKEFILKLPIWTQIITYIAILVYALSFFGISTGVLSLSWIGLLQKRQLYEIITYVTLHLSMLHIVFNFVSLLPAMSQFEKKQGTLACILVTVIPYTLFPGIMHLIVYHFFLRKDYVSIAGLSGWAFAFISASCVHSPQRLISFFNLFSIPAYCFPIIYLIMTTILVPKASFIGHASGAVMGYCTPFMLGSIPLKSWAQNVDPIFQSWVKNYHSFDQLSHAQLPIAEPLSTFSSFPGKGTRLGG, translated from the exons ATGATTTTCATGATTCTAGGACGATCAAAGGAGTTCATTCTGAAATTACCGATATGGACGCAAATAATAACTTATATCGCCATTCTGGTGTATGCACTTTCCTTCTTTGGAATATCCACGGGGGTTCTGTCTCTTAGCTGGATAGGATTGTTGCAAAAAAGGCAGC TGTATGAAATTATAACTTATGTAACTCTTCATCTTTCAATGTTGCATATTGTATTTAACTTTGTATCCCTGTTGCCAGCAATGTctcaatttgaaaagaagcaaGGCACTTTGGCGTGCATTTTGGTGACGGTCATTCCTTACACTCTTTTCCCGGGTATTATGCATTTAATTGTCTAccattttttcttgagAAAAGATTACGTTTCTATTGCTGGACTTAGTGGATGggcttttgcttttatctCTGCTTCCTGTGTTCACTCTCCACAACGATT aatcagcttttttaatcttttcaGCATTCCTGCATATTGTTTTCCTATTATTTACCTAATTATGACTACCATATTGGTTCCAAAAGCTAGCTTTATCGGGCATGCATCCGGAGCTGTTATGGGGTATTGTACTCCTTTCATGCTTGGTTCTATCCCCTTAAAAAGCTGGGCTCAAAATGTGGACCCAATCTTCCAGTCTTGGGTAAAAAACTATCACTCTTTTGATCAACTGTCGCATGCTCAACTCCCCATTGCGGAACCTCTGTCGaccttttcttctttcccCGGAAAAGGAACCCGTCTTGGGGGATGA
- the bgs4 gene encoding cell wall and secondary septum 1,6 branched 1,3-beta-glucan synthase catalytic subunit Bgs4, with the protein MSGNNENVSGITGHDAVSDDQYAYDSEVYDDQNAYQRQPADAYSNEEFLDQADYDSMYGEGYNGYDYPTGVTESYGDEYTPVDTASSGINQYSTEKGKFTRPSDEYESEYSDYNAQPSDANNFYNLRGDGRYNAYDPSSDSLANVYNSVPYGSSPYDFSNSSFVGNSGSGTPLDGDSGSFYADSANLTNREPYPAWTPENELPLTKEEIEDIFIDLTNKLGFQRDSMRNMYDFFMCLLDSRASRMTPDQALLTLHADYIGSDIANYKKWYFASQMDREDAVGLANVGIYGGKVTSIKEKGKFFSRNKKAPKVVKPPRKSRFKRKKKKEQPEEAEDEYIDVNTDDSLESAEYRWRSHMRSMTQFERAQQIALWLLLWGEANNVRFMPEVIAFLFKCAYDYIISPEAQNVTEPVPEGYYLDNIVSPLYQYMHDQQFEIINGKYVRRERPHDQLIGYDDINQLFWHAEGIARLIFEDGTRLIDIPASERFHRLPEVQWNRAFYKTYYESRSWFHLITNFNRIWVIHFGMFWYFTAFNSPTLYTKPFHQRDGPKPTGASQWAAVACTSVVSCIIMAAASLCEYLFVPRRFPGSKPIWKRLCIIVLIAIINLIPIVYIFGFSSKHQQRSGRRIAVGVVAFLMSIATYVYFSLVPLQSTFGKLSVKDSRKYLANKYFTSNFAPLKFDNQALSVIIWVCVFTCKFAESYFFLTLSIRDPIIVLSTMRPYLCSIYWAGSRLCFVQPRIILGIMYFTDLILFFLDTYLWYIIFNTIFSVLRSFVLGISILTPWRNIFSRMPQRIYGKILATNDMEIKYKPKILISQIWNAIVISMYREHLLSIDHVQRLLYHQVPAEEGRRTLRTPTFFVSQDDNIVHTTFFPANSEAERRLSFFAQSLATPIPEPVPVDNMPTFTVLIPHYAEKILLSLREIIREEDQLSRVTLLEYLKQLHPVEWDCFVKDTKILVEENAPYENDSVSEKEGTYKSKVDDLPFYCIGFKSAMPEYTLRTRIWASLRSQTLYRTISGFMNYSRAIKLLYRVENPEIVQMFGGNTDRLERELDRMARRKFKLVVSMQRYAKFTKEEYENAEFLLRAYPDLQIAYLDEDPPEEEGAEPQLFAALIDGHSEIMENERRRPKYRIRLSGNPILGDGKSDNQNMSLPFYRGEYIQLIDANQDNYLEECLKIRSVLAEFEEMETDNVNPYSESARERNKHPVAILGAREYIFSENIGILGDVAAGKEQTFGTLFSRTLAQIGGKLHYGHPDFLNGIFMTTRGGVSKAQKGLHVNEDIYAGMNAMLRGGRIKHCEYFQCGKGRDLGFGSILNFNTKVGTGMGEQMLSREYYYLGTQLQLDRFLSFYFAHPGFHLNNMFIMLSVQLFMVVLINLGAIYHVVTVCYYNGNQKLSYDTSIVPRGCYQLGPVLSWLKRCVISIFIVFWISFIPLTVHELIERGVWRATKRFFKQIGSFSPLFEVFTCQVYSQAITSDLAYGGARYIGTGRGFATARLPFSILYSRFAVPSIYIGARFLMMLLFGTMTVWVAHLIYWWVSIMALCVAPFLFNPHQFDWNDFFVDYREFIRWLSRGNSRSHANSWIGYCRLTRTRITGYKRRVLGQPSDKISMDTPRAKFTNVFFSDVLIPALLAAGAIIPYFFINSQPGNPMFITDPNNPSPYVHDTKTGTNPILRLVIISLIPIAAGFGMSGFFGGMACCLGPAFGLCCKKFPSIFAAIAHTIQIFIFIAIFEVCWFLDGWSLPKTVLAFCAVTAIHRFIFKILTLLCLSREVKQDSANISWWSGKWYGKGYGYHAFTLPAREFVCKAIELNLFATDFFLGHLLLFFMLPVICIPYIDRWHSVLLFWLRPSRQIRPPIFSTKQNRLRKRIVRRYSALYFSILVIFLILIIVPLAAGAEIRQGLTASEAVAKGAVGWNQTNSSIGSGIIQPRDTNYTANYSFWYDRYHFEFNTTY; encoded by the coding sequence ATGTCTggaaataatgaaaatgtttCAGGTATTACTGGTCATGATGCTGTCTCGGATGATCAGTACGCTTACGATTCAGAGGTTTATGATGACCAAAATGCATACCAACGCCAGCCTGCTGATGCGTATTCCAATGAGGAGTTTTTGGATCAGGCTGACTACGATTCTATGTATGGAGAGGGTTACAATGGGTATGATTACCCTACTGGTGTAACTGAAAGTTATGGAGATGAATACACTCCTGTCGACACCGCCTCTTCAGGTATCAATCAATATTCCActgaaaaaggaaaatttacTCGTCCTTCAGATGAATACGAGTCTGAGTATTCAGATTACAATGCTCAGCCCTCAGATGCcaacaatttttacaatttgaGAGGCGATGGTAGATACAACGCTTATGATCCTAGTTCCGATTCGTTGGCTAACGTCTACAACAGTGTGCCTTACGGTAGCAGTCCGTATGATTTTAGCAACTCTTCTTTTGTTGGTAATTCGGGCTCAGGTACCCCATTGGATGGCGATAGTGGTTCATTCTATGCCGATAGCGCTAATCTCACAAATCGTGAGCCTTATCCTGCCTGGACTCCTGAAAACGAACTCCCTTTAACTAAGGAAGAGATTGAAGACATATTCATTGATCTAACCAATAAATTGGGTTTCCAACGCGATTCCATGCGTAATAtgtatgatttttttatgtgtCTTTTAGATTCTCGTGCTTCTCGCATGACTCCAGATCAAGCACTGCTTACGCTTCATGCCGATTATATTGGTAGTGATATTGCTAACTATAAAAAATGGTATTTTGCTTCTCAGATGGATCGGGAAGATGCAGTCGGTCTTGCTAATGTTGGCATTTATGGTGGTAAAGTTACTTCTATCAAAGAGAAAGGAAAGTTCTTTTCtcgaaacaaaaaagcCCCTAAAGTTGTTAAGCCTCCAAGGAAGTCTCGCTTCAAGCgcaagaagaaaaaggagCAACCCGAGGAGGCGGAAGACGAATACATTGATGTTAATACCGATGATTCTTTAGAATCCGCCGAATATCGTTGGAGATCTCACATGCGCTCAATGACTCAATTCGAGCGTGCTCAACAAATTGCATTGTGGCTTTTGTTGTGGGGTGAGGCAAACAATGTTCGTTTCATGCCTGAGGTAATAGCCTTCCTTTTCAAATGTGCTTACGATTATATTATTTCACCTGAGGCACAAAACGTCACTGAACCAGTTCCTGAAGGATATTACTTGGATAATATTGTTTCCCCACTCTACCAATATATGCACGATCAGCAGTTTGAAATTATCAATGGGAAATATGTACGTCGGGAACGTCCACATGACCAGTTAATTGGATACGATGATATTAACCAACTTTTCTGGCATGCTGAGGGTATAGCACGTCttatttttgaagacgGCACTCGTCTTATTGATATTCCTGCTTCTGAGCGTTTTCATAGGCTTCCAGAAGTTCAATGGAATCGTgctttttataaaacttaTTATGAATCCCGTTCTTGGTTTCATCTTATTACCAATTTCAATCGTATTTGGGTCATCCACTTTGGTATGTTTTGGTATTTTACTGCTTTCAACTCTCCTACTCTTTACACAAAACCTTTCCATCAGCGCGATGGTCCCAAGCCAACAGGTGCTTCCCAATGGGCTGCTGTTGCTTGTACCTCTGTTGTTTCTTGTATTATCATGGCTGCTGCTTCTTTGTGTGAATATCTTTTTGTCCCCCGTCGTTTCCCTGGATCAAAACCCATTTGGAAGCGTTTATGTATCATTGTTTTAATCGCTATCATTAACTTGATTCCTATCGTCTATATCTTCGGTTTCTCAAGTAAGCATCAACAGCGTAGTGGTCGACGTATCGCTGTTGGTGTAGTTGCATTTTTGATGTCTATTGCTACATACGTCTACTTTTCTCTTGTACCTCTACAAAGTacatttggaaaattgTCCGTGAAAGATTCTCGTAAATACTTGGCAAACAAGTATTTCACTTCAAATTTTGCACcattaaaatttgataacCAAGCACTCTCTGTTATTATTTGGGTCTGTGTTTTCACATGCAAATTTGCTGAATCTTATTTCTTCCTTACCTTGTCTATCAGAGATCctattattgttttgagTACCATGCGACCTTATCTTTGCTCTATTTATTGGGCGGGTAGCAGATTATGTTTTGTCCAACCAAGGATCATTTTGGGTATCATGTATTTTACTGACTTgattctcttctttttggatACGTACCTTTggtatattattttcaatactaTCTTCTCTGTTTTAAGATCATTCGTCTTAGGTATTTCGATCCTCACACCATGGAGAAATATCTTTAGCCGTATGCCCCAAAGAATTTATGGTAAAATTTTGGCCACGAATGACATGGAAATTAAGTACAAAcctaaaattttaatttcacaAATTTGGAATGCGATTGTCATTTCTATGTATCGTGAACATTTACTTTCCATTGATCATGTACAACGTCTTCTGTATCATCAAGTTCCAGCTGAAGAAGGACGTAGGACTCTTAGAACCCCTACGTTTTTTGTCTCTCAGGACGATAATATTGTTCACACTACTTTCTTCCCTGCAAATTCAGAGGCAGAGCGTcgtctttctttctttgcACAATCTTTAGCTACTCCCATTCCAGAACCAGTACCTGTTGACAACATGCCTACTTTCACTGTATTGATTCCTCATTATGCTGAGAAAATTCTTCTATCATTGCGAGAAATCATTAGAGAAGAGGACCAGTTGTCTCGTGTCACCCTTTTAGAATATTTGAAACAGCTTCATCCTGTTGAATGGGACTGTTTTGTGAAGGATACTAAGATTCTGGTAGAGGAAAATGCTCCATATGAAAATGATTCTGTCTCTGAAAAGGAAGGTACATATAAAAGTAAAGTTGATGATCTTCCTTTTTACTGTATTGGTTTCAAATCTGCTATGCCCGAGTATACGTTACGTACCCGTATTTGGGCTTCCTTAAGAAGTCAAACGTTGTATCGTACTATCAGCGGTTTTATGAACTATAGCAGAGCTATCAAGCTTTTATATCGTGTTGAAAACCCCGAAATCGTTCAAATGTTTGGTGGTAACACAGATCGTTTGGAAAGGGAGTTAGATCGCATGGCTCGTCGAAAATTCAAGTTGGTTGTCTCAATGCAACGTTATGCAAAGTTCACAAAGGAAGAGTATGAAAATGCCGAATTTCTTCTCAGGGCTTATCCTGATTTGCAAATTGCTTACCTTGACGAAGATCCTCCTGAAGAAGAAGGTGCGGAACCTCAATTGTTTGCTGCTTTGATTGACGGTCACTCTGAAATTATGGAAAATGAACGTCGTCGTCCGAAATATCGTATTCGTTTGTCTGGTAATCCTATTCTTGGTGATGGTAAATCTGACAATCAAAACATGAGCTTACCATTCTATCGTGGTGAATATATTCAACTTATTGATGCTAATCAAGATAATTATCTTGAAGAGTGCCTTAAGATTCGAAGTGTTCTTGCTGAGTTTGAAGAAATGGAGACCGACAATGTTAACCCCTATTCTGAAAGTGCTCGTGAAAGAAATAAGCATCCTGTAGCTATTCTTGGTGCTCGTGAATACATTTTCTCTGAGAACATTGGTATATTGGGTGACGTTGCAGCAGGCAAAGAACAAACATTCGGTACTCTTTTCTCTCGTACACTTGCGCAAATTGGCGGTAAACTTCATTATGGTCATCCAGATTTTCTTAACGGTATCTTTATGACTACACGTGGCGGTGTTTCTAAAGCTCAAAAAGGTTTACACGTCAACGAAGATATTTATGCTGGTATGAATGCTATGCTTCGCGGTGGACGTATCAAGCATTGCGAGTATTTCCAATGTGGTAAAGGTCGTGATTTAGGTTTTGGCtcaattttgaatttcaacACAAAAGTTGGTACTGGTATGGGTGAACAAATGTTATCCCGTGAGTATTATTACTTAGGTACGCAGCTTCAACTTGACCgtttcctttctttttattttgctcaCCCCGGTTTCCATCTTAACAATATGTTTATTATGCTTTCTGTTCAACTTTTCATGGTGGTCCTTATCAACTTAGGAGCAATTTATCACGTTGTCACTGTTTGTTATTACAACGGTAATCAAAAGCTTAGTTACGACACTAGTATCGTTCCACGTGGTTGTTATCAATTGGGACCCGTTTTGTCTTGGCTGAAGAGATGTgttatttcaattttcattGTGTTTTGGATTTCGTTTATTCCCCTTACTGTGCATGAATTAATTGAACGTGGTGTTTGGAGAGCTACAAAAAGATTCTTCAAGCAAATTGGTTCTTTCTCCCCCTTGTTTGAGGTTTTTACCTGCCAAGTGTACTCTCAAGCTATTACCTCGGATCTTGCATACGGCGGTGCTAGATATATTGGTACTGGTCGTGGTTTTGCTACTGCTCGTTTACCTTTCTCCATCTTGTATTCACGCTTTGCAGTCCCTTCAATTTACATTGGAGCTAGATTTCTAATGATGTTGTTGTTTGGTACTATGACTGTTTGGGTTGCGCACTTGATCTATTGGTGGGTGTCAATCATGGCTCTTTGTGTTGCTCCATTTTTGTTCAATCCTCATCAATTTGATTGGAACGATTTCTTTGTTGATTATAGAGAGTTTATTCGCTGGCTTTCGAGAGGTAATTCTCGTTCTCATGCCAATTCATGGATCGGATATTGTCGATTAACCCGCACTAGAATAACTGGTTACAAACGTAGGGTACTAGGTCAACCAAGCgataaaatttcaatggATACTCCACGAGCAAAGTTTACGAATGTTTTCTTTAGCGATGTGTTAATCCCTGCCTTGTTAGCTGCTGGTGCCATTATCCCTTACTTCTTTATCAATTCTCAGCCTGGAAATCCCATGTTTATCACTGATCCAAATAATCCAAGCCCATATGTTCATGACACAAAGACAGGTACTAATCCCATTTTGCGACTTGTTATTATCTCTCTCATTCCTATTGCAGCAGGCTTTGGTATGTCAGGTTTCTTTGGTGGTATGGCTTGTTGTTTGGGTCCAGCCTTTGGATTGTGCTGTAAAAAGTTTCCATCTATTTTTGCTGCAATTGCCCACACGATCcaaattttcatcttcattgCTATTTTTGAAGTCTGCTGGTTCCTTGATGGATGGTCATTACCCAAGACTGTGTTGGCCTTCTGTGCTGTTACTGCAATTCATCGTtttatcttcaaaattttaacactATTATGTTTATCTCGTGAGGTCAAACAAGATAGTGCTAATATTTCTTGGTGGAGTGGTAAATGGTATGGCAAAGGATATGGCTATCATGCCTTTACTTTGCCTGCTCGTGAATTTGTCTGTAAAGCCATAGAACTTAATTTGTTTGCTACTGATTTCTTCTTGGGTCACTTATTACTGTTTTTTATGCTTCCTGTGATTTGTATCCCATATATTGATCGTTGGCATTCagttcttcttttctgGTTGCGCCCAAGTCGTCAAATTCGTCCTCCTATTTTCTCTACCAAGCAGAATAGACTGCGGAAACGTATTGTTCGTCGTTATTCAGCCTTgtacttttcaattttggTAATATTCCTTATTCTTATTATTGTTCCATTGGCAGCTGGTGCAGAAATCCGCCAAGGATTAACTGCTTCTGAGGCTGTTGCCAAGGGTGCTGTTGGATGGAACCAAACTAACTCTTCAATTGGTAGCGGTATCATTCAACCAAGGGACACGAATTATACTGCTAATTATTCTTTCTGGTACGACAGATACCATTTCGAATTCAATACCACTTACTAG
- the mog1 gene encoding Ran GTPase-binding protein Mog1 — MVQLFGGALCADFPPKFLDASVLRQIPDNQEVFLQDSKENLTVIIELLEKIEKPFDGSVAAYHFNSIAFDNDASQRVIWRDKSLGEDDFEGMRSEKASGSSVQGCQRVLEKGKRNPESATNVAIFVNVITLIDFQTDIVISVNAPLPNTSSVPSSVENIPPSDQSIVRAALETIQRVTRSLVLVDKTVFA; from the coding sequence ATGGTACAGCTATTCGGTGGGGCTCTTTGTGCTGATTTCCCTCCTAAATTTCTCGATGCTAGCGTTTTGCGTCAGATTCCTGACAACCAAGAGGTGTTTTTGCAAGATTCCAAGGAAAACCTAACAGTGATCATTGagcttttggaaaaaattgagaagCCATTTGATGGAAGTGTGGCAGCTTACCATTTCAATAGCATTGCATTCGATAATGATGCATCTCAAAGAGTAATTTGGAGAGACAAAAGTCTTGGTGAAGACGACTTTGAGGGCATGAGAAGCGAAAAGGCTAGTGGATCTTCTGTACAAGGTTGTCAGAGGGTCcttgaaaaaggaaagcgAAATCCTGAATCCGCTACCAATGTGGCAATCTTCGTGAATGTGATAACTTTGATTGACTTTCAAACAGATATCGTAATCTCCGTAAATGCTCCTTTACCTAACACTTCCTCAGTTCCCTCTTCTGTTGAAAACATTCCCCCTTCTGATCAAAGCATCGTTCGCGCTGCTCTCGAAACAATACAGCGAGTTACTCGATCTCTTGTACTTGTCGATAAAACAGTATTTGCTTAA
- the pep3 gene encoding ubiquitin-protein ligase E3 translates to MSLAEDWIDPNSSEDSDIQEDAELEYTADNPEKEQRGVFSLEKVQLQFPVSIRCLAVENNILVMALTSDKLMIVDLERPEDIIDIELPKKVLALGLTYKIFLDPSGHYIFVTTTAGDNCLFTPSHQGRVLTKLKGHTVEAVQWNLNGGNILELLIASKSGVLLELVLTLDSANLKRIEKSINTLYSFPFMESPMGILKNIQDDSMTIVTNKRILRFEPKTSRGKDQLYFSPAFQGSMKEILSFSEEETAQCFSYSPFPKNLAEPYTLALKTSKRIIYLDIMNPVNPDIQDYEFNESPKLSVPTVEMNMILTSFHLAFLDLDTLYIVNRVNGKESYQQRVNLSPHEEILGLCCDHEKNTYWLYTTDSLHELVVNNETREASLVFLEKGDFEKALECANTAKVRNTVLVGYAEFLMEHEEYERAATLYAETLKSVEEVALKFIELNQKDVLRLYLWKKLRSYKSTMKIQKSLLVNWLLELMLAKLNSLDEKERLELFPENVMQQRQQVQREFSTLLNQYKDEINREAAYNLANNYGKEEQLLQIATVMKDQSYIMHYWVQRENYEKALETLNEGVSQETLIQHATALLTHRPNETVSIWERQTDLDVHALIPSLLSYNQRSHVPVEENAAIRYLRYVTGVLGCVDPSIHNTLFCIYACHSSSNESYLMNYIEQQGNHPLYDMDLGIRLCLQFNCRRSAVKILVLMKLYSQGVELALEADDCELAATIANIPEEDVVLKKTLWQTIAKYMFSKKSGIKETLRFLENSEVLQLPELIRLLPEDIKLDDLSDNVCDELDHCMKRIEQLDFEIGQASEVAHEIQTNAENMRNRYIVLEPNESCWHCNQPLFSEPFVLFPCQHAFHRSCMLEKTYKLASEKNILKECQLCGPSYAVRLINEPFSTDF, encoded by the exons ATGAGTCTGGCCGAGGATTGGATTGATCCTAATTCTTCTGAAGATTCAGATATTCAAGAAGATGCGGAATTGGAATACACAGCTGATAATCCCGAAAAGGAGCAAAGAGGTGTATTTTCCTTAGAGAAGGTGCAACTGCAGTTCCCTGTTTCAATAAGATGCCTTGCAGTCGAAAATAACATCCTTGTAATGGCCTTGACTAGTgataaattaatgattGTTGATTTAGAGCGCCCAGAGGACATTATAG ATATTGAATTGCCAAAAAAAGTCCTAGCACTTGGTTTaacttataaaatatttttggatCCTTCTGGACATTACATTTTTGTTACTACAACTGCTGGTGataattgtttattcaCACCTTCACACCAAGGTCGCGTGTTGACAAAGCTAAAAGGTCATACCGTGGAGGCTGTTCAATGGAACTTAAATGGAGGAAATATTTTAGAGTTATTAATTGCATCTAAATCTGGAGTTCTTTTAGAATTAGTACTCACTTTGGACAGTGCTAATCTCAAAAGAATCGAAAAGTCCATCAATACCCTATATTCATTTCCATTTATGGAGTCTCCAATGGGAatcttaaaaaacattcaGGATGATTCAATGACTATAGTTACCAACAAACGGATACTGAGGTTCGAGCCAAAGACATCTAGGGGCAAAGACcaattgtatttttctCCTGCTTTTCAGGGGTCTATGAAGG AAATACTTTCATTTTCCGAAGAAGAAACTGCCCAATGCTTCTCATACTCtccatttccaaaaaatttagcgGAGCCTTATACTTTAGCCCTAAAGACGAGTAAAcgaattatttatttagatATTATGAATCCTGTTAATCCAGATATTCAAGATTatgaatttaatgaatctCCTAAGCTGTCTGTCCCCACTGTGGAAATGAATATGATTTTAACCTCATTTCATCTTGCTTTTCTCGATCTCGATACTCTTTACATTGTAAATAGAGTTAACGGAAAAGAATCATATCAGCAACGAGTCAATCTTTCTCCACATGAAGAGATTTTGGGGCTTTGTTGTGACcatgaaaaaaatacatattgGTTGTATACCACCGATAGCCTTCACGAGCTAGTTGTTAACAATGAAACAAGAGAAGCGTCTCTTGTGTTCTTAGAGAAAGgggattttgaaaaagcacTTGAGTGTGCGAATACTGCTAAAGTTCGGAACACGGTATTAGTTGGGTATGCTGAATTTTTAATGGAACACGAGGAATACGAGCGTGCTGCCACTTTGTACGCAGAAACGCTTAAATCTGTGGAAGAGGTAGccttaaaatttattgaattaaatcaaaaggATGTATTGAGGCTATATTTGTGGAAGAAGCTTCGATCTTATAAGAGCACT atgaaaattcaaaaatcgTTGTTAGTTAACTGGCTTTTAGAGTTAATGCTGGCCAAATTGAATTCTCTTGATGAAAAAGAGCGTCTCGAATTATTTCCTGAAAATGTAATGCAACAGCGCCAACAGGTTCAACGGGAGTTTTCAACTCTTCTTAATCAATACAAAGATGAGATAAATCGTGAAGCAGCTTATAATCTTGCTAATAACTATGGTAAGGAAGAACAGTTACTTCAAATTGCTACCGTTATGAAAGACCAGTCTTACATAATGCACTATTGGGTACAAAGAGAGAACTATGAAAAAGCGTTGGAGACATTAAATGAAGGCGTCAGTCAAGAAACCCTCATTCAGCATGCGACTGCCCTTTTAACTCATCGACCGAATGAAACTGTCAGCATTTGGGAACGTCAAACAGATTTGGACGTACATGCATTGATACCATCCCTCTTGAGTTATAATCAGCGTTCTCACGTACCGGTAGAGGAAAATGCGGCCATAAGATACCTTAGATACGTTACTGGTGTTTTGGGGTGCGTAGATCCATCTATTCATAATACATTGTTCTGCATTTACGCTTGTCATTCGAGTTCTAATGAGTCTTACTTAATGAATTATATTGAACAGCAAGGAAATCATCCTTTGTACGATATGGATTTAGGAATTCGATTATGCTTGCAATTTAACTGTCGGAGAAGTGCAGTAAAAATTCTGGTGCTTATGAAGCTGTATAGCCAAGGAGTGGAATTAGCCTTAGAAGCAGATGATTGTGAATTAGCTGCTACGATAGCAAATATTCCAGAGGAAGATGTTgtgttgaaaaaaactttgTGGCAGACTATTGCaaaatatatgttttccaaaaaaagtGGAATTAAAGAAACCTTGAGATTTTTAGAGAATTCCGAGGTTTTACAACTTCCCGAGCTTATTCGCCTATTGCCAGAAGATATAAAACTGGACGATTTAAGTGATAATGTGTGTGATGAACTGGATCATTGCatgaaaagaattgaaCAGCTGGACTTCGAAATCGGACAAGCATCAGAAGTTGCGCATGAAATACAAACTAACGCTGAAAATATGCGTAATAGGTACATTGTTTTGGAGCCCAATGAATCATGCTGGCACTGCAACCAACCTCTTTTTTCCGAAccatttgttttatttccttGTCAGCATGCTTTTCATCGCAGTTGTATGCTAGAAAAAACTTACAAACTGGCAtcagaaaaaaacattttgaaagaatgTCAGTTGTGTGGTCCTTCTTATGCTGTAAGACTTATTAATGAACCTTTTTCGACGGATTTTTGA